CCCTGAATGATTTGTTCCTGTCAAAAGAAGAAAACTCTGAAGAAATTGTGTTATCCTTTTGTAATTGTCGGGGTCAGGGCTTTATCGTGCAGTCAGGAAACGGAAGAAGGATTAGCTCATCTCGGTTGAACTGACCGGTGGTGTGTGTAAGCTGATACTAGATCACACCGTCACAACCACTCAACATCCTTACTTCCGTGACTTAGGTAATCTATGAAAGCGAGACAAACTTAATACTTATCATGTCACTTACCTATCCCTGAAACTAGCTGTCAGGTTCCAGGAAAGCATATACTTTCCTCAAGTCAAAAAGGAGCACAtgctttcttctttcttccacCCGTTCTGTCCGGATCTCCAACCTATGAAGGAACTGCGTGAATGCACCTGGTGTTTAAACAGGTAGCAAAAACATTCAACTCATTTAAAAGTTCAAGGAAATCACCTCAAATCGGTGTGTATCCAGAGCTGTATCCGCGCGaaacaaaggaaaaacaaaGACTGTTCAACTTTGAAATTCCAGAGTCGACTAAAACAGTTGACATCCTAAAAAAACAGTATTAGAAGAAAACATCAGAACAGGCCATCATCCCTTCACTTGTCAGGCGAGCAGATAAGAGATAGTATTATGCAGTTTAGAGTACTATAGTAAATACAGTAGCCTTACTTTAGGCGGCTAATCCCGTCAAACCTGACCAAACCCGTGCAACGAATTCCTCCGTGCTTTGTATCTGTATTCTTGTCTGTTCATCGCAAATCTGCTCGTTCAAACTTCAAAAGGCCAGCCAGGCAGCAGTAGCCAGTGGACATAAAAGCTCAGGGATTTTTTTAGTGTATCTTTGGATGGATATGGACCGTTGAGGAGATGAGATCTAAGGGTGGAAATTTGTTGCTACTACACCTAGTACAGGGGAGTAGTGTAGTAGAAGGgtaattttggaaaaaaatattgtggCATTCTTGTAATTCAACACTAAGAGAGGGTGTAATCCGTAATTGCACACGTGAGgaaaggccggcggcggcgaccagatcgttatttttttttatcttcgaCCAGATCGCTACTGATTAATTACCAGCGTTCGTGTGAACAATAATTTCATGGATTAGTTAGCTCCTGGACATTGCTGAACTACAAACAGTGTTGAGATCAACAGTGTGAACAATAATTTCATGGATTAGTTAGCTCCTGGACATTGCTGAACTACAAACAATGTTGAGATCAACAGAGCATTAGTTCCAGGCCGTATCATTGTTTCTTGCCGcggtttttttcttctcttaatTTCGCATGAAGATGTGCATTTCCCAGTTTCATGAAACAGACAaacaaaagttaaaagtttacagTTTTATTCCCAGTCCATCTGAAATGAATGGCCAAAGCTCCTGCCATCCGtttcggtaaaaaaaaatgtcagcGCAAAAGTTAGTGAAATGCATATTAGATTCTGTTTTTAGAAGAGAATTCAGAGCACTGAAATTCAATTTCCATGGGTTTTGAAAATACAGGGCAATGAACTGAAGGGGGAAAAATTATAAGCTAGCAGTGCAATATCCAGTACTGTCAGAATTGTGATCTTATTACATTTAAACTACCTTACCCTTTTATTTCTTCTACGGTTAAATTTGAGGGTACAAAAATCTCAAGGTGTAATCATGAAGAACAAAATATGAGCCACCAATGCAATTTTCAGTACGACTACTTTCATGCACTTCCATGCCTTCTGTAATACTGAAAATCTGAATCACAGAAACTGCAACGAATTCGAAACCAAAGCAAAACACTTCATTTCTTCTCCTCGCAGAGATTCTCAACATCAACTGATCTCCTGGCGACAATGAATTCAGAGATGGCAATATCAACTGTTCGTCTGCTGCAACATAGGAAATATATGATGCAGTTAGACTGTGTAATAATTTTCAGAAAACATTGAATTTAACATCcatcatatgttaattatagagtaaattgcaccaacggtacaacaacttggtagatgggtgcgatatagtgcaagaacttgagaattgaacGTTCGAGTGtaacaacttgacaagtgggtatgttctagtataagaacttgacaatttagtattttggtgcatCAACTTAGCTAAGAATATGCTAGGTGAGTTTttttcacgatgtcaatatgccatTACATAGCAATCCTAGggatattaccttataatattgaatttaatctttaagaattatactgtacatccaattaccttaaagaatttttgttttcttcatctTCCCTAATCTtaaccgaaatataataatttctacatccagtttaattgactttcagttattagttattaggataaaaatataaatatgcttatGTACACATCCATGCcagtatattgtcaaaataattacttaaaaattgaatatgtataaatagtgctccaaataattaagttgtcataTAACTTCTTAacttattgtatcaaaatcatACATATCTTGCAAGTCGTTGCATTTAAGCGATCACTTATGAAATTCTTATACTAAATTGTACTTAGCTGCCAAGTTATTACACTAGAACGctcatttctcaagttcttgtaccaaattgcacccacctgctAAGTTGATGCACCGTgtgtgcaatttactcttaattATATAAGCCCAAGTTGAAAAACAGTGCATGGGGAACTTACACAGTAATTACAAAATCACAAGAAGTCTCACCTTTTTGTAACTCTAAAGATACATCTAGTTTTCAAGAATATATCAACAAAGGGAAAATCATTATAGAACTTATATCCTTCTGCCTCGCTTCTAAACTCCTTGGTTATCACACTTTCATTGTTTGCAACCTCCTCCAAACTAATGTGATTGTCAGCCATTCCAAATTTCTGCAATTCATATTTCCAAAGTTCAACTGTTAGTCAAACCACAAAATTTAATACAACCAAAATGTACTTATATGGGCAAATGATGAATCTTAAAAATTCCACATTTAGAGTCATCTAGTATACTAAGCTTATACGGCTGTTATGTGTACAGTGATGGCAGAAGTATACAGTAAATCACAGTTTAAGGGCTACATATATGCACCTGATCAGGTAAGTTCAGGGTTAATTTCCTATAACCAATTATACCCATATATAGATTTATAACACAACTACATTCCCAATAATTGAATGATTACACTCCATTGTGAATCTGACAATTTCTGTTTTCATAAATAACATTAAGTTATAAGTTTACTGCTAATAAATCCAATCTAATAGCATATATAGCATCAAATTTAATCTAGCACAGTTCACACCATTCAAACATTATTGTATTTATGTAATCGCAGGAAAGATCAAACACCATTCAAACAATCCTGTATTCCTCTAATCAATAGCAAATACTTCAGACCTGTCTTTCTCTATTCTATGGCAGCTAGCAAATCCTGAAGACCTTAAACTACGACGGTAATTAATCGATTAGGGAAATGGATAATCTTGCTCAAAAAGAAGCCTTCCTAAAGTTTTTTGCTGAGCAGCTGCTGCATTACCTGAATAAAAATAGAGAGGTGGCAATGACTCCGATTCCAAATCAGACGAGGGTCGGCGACTCCATGCAAAACGAGGGCAGGCGGCCGTTGGGGAGATCATCGAGAATCCCGGCGTGGGTCAGCGAGGTGTCCGGCGGGGGAAAGCGAAGGGACCGGCGAGGGGCAATGAAGCGCCAGGGGCCGCGTGGTTTGTCGGCGCCGGACCTTGATGACTAAGGTGGACGGCAGTGGAGGGGGACGACGAGGGCTTTTCGGCGCTCCGGTGGAGGGACGGCGTGGCAGCGGCACCGGCGGAGCGCTCGGGCTCTggtggaggggcggcgcggcggcgcgctcggTTTGGTGGATGAGGGCGATGGAGGCGGCGAACAGAATCAACAGATGGTGGGGGATCGGGAGAAACGATGAGGAATACTGTGCGAACGCGAAATTACCGAAATATCCTTCCACCGAAATAAACATAAAGACTAAAATGCCCATGACAATTAACGGTCAGATATAATCTTACTACACTACTACACGTATAAGTGGGGGCACTGTAAAACGTCCCCGCAGGCAGGAAAGGCAAACAGCTGGGGCCTCCAGAAGGAAGAAATAAACACAGGAGAGGACAAGGAGATGCACAGCCATtagcagagaaaaaaaagggaaggagTAAGGACAATAATCATAACACGCATAAAATTGTACTACTACACCTAGCTAGCTGCGCGGAGGAACAAGACAAAGGGCAAGTGGTGAAAGGAATCATGGACCAGAAGGATGATCATTGCCATACGGTTGAAAAACGCCGGAGATATATATATCGTCAGATTATCTATCCACCCCCATCCATATTCTTTGGGTTTTTAAATTACACGGCCTCGGAGAAAGAAATTAAGGTCCGAAGTTAAAAAagagtgagaaaaaaaaggatcgCATTTTCTTTTGTGAGAGCTACGAGGATCCACCCATGCAGGAAAACCCGATCTGATCTGCAGATATATGTTCTGGTGATCAACAGTTCAACACATGGAGCGATCTCATGCACGCCCACACAAATTCGTGTGGTTTTGGGCAAACGCAGCcgtgagctttttttttttttttccctgaagcTCCTGTGTGtcatctctctttttcttttttgagctAGAATTGGCAAAACTTTTTTAATCCGGTGTCTTTTCATCCGTGTTCCTGTGAAAGCAGCGCCGAAAACTACCCCCgctttgcaaaaagaaaaaaatcctctcgcgctttgttttttttttttttttttttgcctttgcGACCTCATCGGCATCCGCTTTGCGACCCGGCCGATGAAGAGGGGGACCGGGGAGACGGACGGACGCTGTGAGCCGCGAATCCCACCAGCGCGTGTGGGCCCACCTGCCACGGGTGACGCGCCGGCCGGTCCAGCCTCCACGCGAGCAGCGGGTCGGGCGCGTCCCCTCTCCTTGGCGGTCACGAACACTGAAAAACCCGAATCCGATAAGCGGCCGCTATAAATACCGGGCCAAATCAGGGTTTCCCTTCCCCAGCCGCACCGCACGCTTTCTTGCATAAGAACTCCCCCCCCTCctcgctccccgccgccgccgccgttttctTGGAGAGGAGAAATCCGTAGGCTCAGAGGATTTTTGGTAGTCTTGTTTCGTGATATTCGTGAAGAGGGGGGGAGCTAAGGGGGGATTCGTAAGATCAGAATTGGATCACGCGGGGGCGCGCTCGGGATCGGGGGTTCCAAACACAGCTTCTTCGTTGAATTGTAAGTTTCTTCGCTGAAACCCTCTCCGTAGGTTGGtacttctgatttttttttcctttacagATTTTGTGGTTTGTAGGGCGTATTGCTATGTGTTGCTATTGTTTATGATGGGAATTTTGGTTTGTTGGTGTAGATAAGCTTATCTATGTAAAACAAAAGGTCAGTAGGTTACCTCTTTGATCTTGCTTGTGCAGTTAGGCTATCCTGTTTGAGTTGTTCGTGATTTGCAGATTACTGCAAAAGCTATCCTGTAAAATTTCTTGTCGTGGTAAAGATTGTACTAAGAATTTTTGTGTGTTCAGATCCTAAGACatagaaaaatagttttttttcgtCTCCCCATAGGAATATAACAAATGTTCTTTTTCTGTGACACCATGATcgaattttgttttttaatgCAAATGTATGGTATTATCATTAACATAGGATGGGATCAGGGACGAAACATATGTGAATATAGGAACATTTGCATATGTCCAACGGAAAAGTCTCAACTCTAAATCTTAATCCAAATGACATCACGATTGTAAATCCGACCAGATCTTAAATCTGAATCCAAGTGAGACTCAATTGTAAATCTAAATATAAGAAAGAATACTGATATATGATTCATTGTAAAGGACGCTGTGGCTTGTAGGAATTGAGTATTACTGGAAAATTAGGAATTGAATCAGATTGTGAGATATTAATTGACCTGTCCTGTTGTGGCATATTTACTCCTAGTTAGAACTTGGAATCTATCATATTGTTATGTAACTGTTTACTCTTTGGTATCGTTTTGATAGCTTCTTATCTCAGTTTTACTTTTTTGCATTAAAGACTCAGATGCTTCGGTCTGGCACATATATCTTCTACAAACATATGCCCTTATTTTCTCTTTGGGCCATATATATTTGTCTGAACCTGATATTTACCTTGTTATATACTTGTGCAGTAAGTGGATGTACTAATGGAGTCAAAGGGTGGCAAAAAGAAGTCTAGCAGTAGTCGTTCCTTGATGTATGAAGCTCCCCTTGGCTACAGCATTGAGGACGTTCGACCTGCCGGAGGCGTGAAGAAGTTCCAGTCTGCTGCTTACTCCAACGTAAGCATCAAATACAGATTTAATTCCCTCCTTTGTATCTTCCGATGTGTTGCTAATCATGTCAATTGTTCCTTTTGTTGCAGTGCGCGAAGAAGCCATCCTGATAGCCCTTTCGGCTTCTCCATCCTAGTAGTTTAGGATTTCTTGCAATTCCATTTTGGCACTTTTCTTCTGACCTATTTCTCTGGCTGCTGCTTCCTGATAATCGACCAGTTCTCTAGTCTTGCTCCCtgcactcctccctcctccatctccggcaCAGTGTTCTGACCAACCTGCTCCAATGGGTGTCTTGTCTGCTGCTGACCCTCCCCCAGTCTCAGCAATTGGGTTTGAGGGCTATGAGAAGCGCCTTGAGATCACTTTCTCTGAGGCACCTGTCTTTGCTGACCCTGATGGTCGGGGTTTGCGCGCCCTCTCCAGGGCCCAGATTGACTCTGTTCTGGATCTTGCACGGTGCACCATTGTGTCCGAGCTGTCCAACAAGGACTTTGACTCCTATGTCCTCTCTGAGTCCAGCCTGTTTATCTATTCTGATAAGATTGTGATTAAGACCTGTGGGACTACAAAGCTCCTGCTCACAATTCCAAGGATTCTTGAGCTTGCTGAAGGGCTTTCTATGCCACTTGCTGCTGTGAAGTACTCCCGCGGGATGTTCATCTTCCCCAGTGCACAGCCTGCTCCCCACAGGAGCTTCTCTGAGGAAGTTGCTGTCCTCAACCGCTACTTTGGCCATCTGAAATCTGGTGGTAATGCTTATGTGATTGGAGATCCAGCAAAGCCTGGCCAGAAGTGGCATATCTACTATGCTACTCAGCACCCGGAGCAACCTATGGTTACCCTTGAAATGTGCATGACCGGACTGGACAAGGAGAAAGCTTCAGTCTTTTTCAAGACTTCTGCTGATGGTCACACATCATGTGCTAAGGAAATGACAAAACTCTCGGGCATCTCTGACATTATCCCAGAGATGGAGATCTGTGACTTTGACTTCGAACCCTGCGGCTACTCCATGAATGCAATCCATGGCTCAGCGTTTTCTACCATTCATGTGACCCCTGAGGATGGCTTCAGCTACGCCAGTTATGAGGTCGTGGGCTTCGACGCCTCTACTCTTGCTTATGGCGACCTGGTGAAGAGGGTCCTCAGGTGCTTTGGCCCTTCGGAGTTCTCTGTTGCTGTTACCATCTTTGGTGGGCATGGTCATGCTGGAACATGGGCAAAGGAGCTCAATGCTGATGCTTACAAATGCAACAACATGGTAGAGCAGGAG
This window of the Oryza sativa Japonica Group chromosome 4, ASM3414082v1 genome carries:
- the LOC4336294 gene encoding S-adenosylmethionine decarboxylase proenzyme, with the protein product MGVLSAADPPPVSAIGFEGYEKRLEITFSEAPVFADPDGRGLRALSRAQIDSVLDLARCTIVSELSNKDFDSYVLSESSLFIYSDKIVIKTCGTTKLLLTIPRILELAEGLSMPLAAVKYSRGMFIFPSAQPAPHRSFSEEVAVLNRYFGHLKSGGNAYVIGDPAKPGQKWHIYYATQHPEQPMVTLEMCMTGLDKEKASVFFKTSADGHTSCAKEMTKLSGISDIIPEMEICDFDFEPCGYSMNAIHGSAFSTIHVTPEDGFSYASYEVVGFDASTLAYGDLVKRVLRCFGPSEFSVAVTIFGGHGHAGTWAKELNADAYKCNNMVEQELPCGGLLIYQSFDATEDVPVAVGSPKSVLHCFEAENMVNPAPVKEGKLGNLLPWGEDALEENDGVFDE